ACGGCCAATCTAAAAGTTTAATCTCAGACAAATGCAAAGATTGTTACAAGTGCGTTGAGATATGCCCAGTTTCTGCTTTTTCTATAGATGGGAAAATCGACCGAAGGAAATGCAGGGAATATATGTTCGGCGAGCTTGGCGGTTTGCGCTGTGGCATGTGTGTAAAGGTATGCCCGCTTTAATGCCCATAAACAATTATCACATATACCTCTTCATAAATCTCCTTGTGTCCTCTGTATCCATCCAGCCTTGATCTAATTGCTTTATTATTTCTTCAATTCTGGCTATTTGCTTCAAAAAACGGTTTTTTGTTTTTTCATTTTCAATTTCGACTTGTGCAAATCCACAAATAATTGTTAATGGATTTCTTATATGGTCTACGAGGTGTGCAAAGTACTCTAGATTTTCTCCTAATTGCTTTTGAGATCTATTAATTAGAGTGACATCTTCTGCTATCCCTCTGTACCCTATAATGTTTCCATCGCTGCCCTTCCAAAGGGTGAAGTCGAATAAAAGATCTAACTGGCGCCCATCTTTTGTTTTCCATTGTGACTGGAAATTTTTGACAAATCCTTTTTCCTCAATCTCAGCTTGAAATATTCTCCTGTGATTGGGATCAACGTAAAGATAATTTACATCAATCCCAATCAACTCATCTTTCGTATAACCAAGAAGTTCTGCCGCTGCTTGATTGGCATCAAGTATAATCCCTTCTTGACTTGTTGTCCATATTGGGTTTTTTGAGTCTTCAAACAGTGTACGATATTTCTCTTCACTTTCTCTTAACGCCTTTTCTGTCGTTTTGAATTCATTGATATCACGAATTGATTCTATTGCTCCAATTACATTACCTTCAGCATCAAAAAGTGGCGAAGCTATTGCCCACATGTAAGCCCCTTTGCCATTGTAAATGGCAGGCGTAAAAACTTCAACATACAATGCCTTTCCTTTCCGCTTTACAAAATCATATTTAGAAGAAATATCTGAGTCAGGTTTGAAGATGAGATCTATTAAATAGGGCCTCTGCCTTCCATAAAAAGGAACTGCCCCATAAGAACGATCCTTTCCTAAAATTTCTATTTTTGGAATTCCCGTCATTTGTTCCATTGCGCGATTCCAAGCTATGATTTTTTTGTCGTTGTCAATGATAAATGTTGCATCAGGTAAGAATTCTATTATGTCTTCAAGTTGTTTATTTGTAGACTTTAAACGATCTTCAGCTTTTTTTCTTTCAGTTATATCTTCAACGATGCCTTTGTAATGAGTAATATTTCCTTCTAAATTCCTGACAATGAAGGTCCAATCACTCACGAATTTAATCACTCCGTCTTTTGTAATAATACGATAGGGGTCATGTATAAATTCAATTATTCCTTTTTCATTGCTATATTTTTCAACTTCATTGGCAACTCTTTTAAGATCATCAGGATGTATGCATCCAGAAAAAGAAACTTTCCCAAAAGTAAAGTCTTCAACGTTATATCCAAAAAGTTTTTCAACATTTTCTAAATCTAAATTTAAGTCCCCTTTTATATTTGTATAAGTTGGAATGGGCTCATACGTGCCATAATCAAAATAGAAATCAAATAATGTCACGAGAGATAATTTTCCGCCTTTAGAGATTAGTTTATTTCCAATATCATTTTCTTCCCCTCTAATAATCTGAGTACCACATAATGAAAACAATACTAAGAAAATAAACAATAAGGCGAGATATTTCATGAACAAAAATATGGACTGAGGAATATTAAAGTTTCTATTATTTGATTTTAATGTAGTAATCAAAAGATTTTAAATTATCCAATAATTATCTTTCTCTTCTTTCCAAGTGAATACTTCTCCCATACCACATGTAGCTCCAGTAGAAGTAACAAAGTTTGGGGGATTCTTCGGGAAAGTTTTTTTACATCCATATAGACGATATTTGTCTAGATTTAGTAAAGGAGGACTATACTCCTTAAAAGTTAGTAATTCACTAAACAAATCAAGCAAAGTATCTAAAACGTTTTCAATATCATGCTCTTTATATGCCAACTTAAGAGTATACAAGGCTATCGAGATTATGTCGTTATACTTGTCCATATTTATATTTCTGATATTTTTTCTTAATTTTGGGAGTATCGTTTTTGATTTACTTGGAATACCTAATTGGCTCCTATCTTCGGATAACTTGATAATTTCTGATTCATCAAGAAAATCCATCACCGTATGGTGCACGGAAGGTGAAATATTTGATACAGTCAATTTAAATCCCTCTAAGTCCTGAGTTGGCTCGTATAATGACAGCAACCCTTTCAATTGAGCAAGCCGAATCCTTGATTCTTTATCTTGAACATGCGTCATTAGGATAGAGACGTTACTTGATAAATATTCTAATCCACTTACATCTGCTTCAGTCTTACGTTCACTTGCCAATACGATCTTGTATAAAAAATCATAATAGTCCATATGAAATTTCTAATGGAGTTTTGGAGATATCATAGTGAATAGGTTCCAGATAATCAAAAACTTTATTATATGTTTTTCTTTTTTTATCGATAAGTTCTACTCTATGTTTAAGACTTTCAGGAAATTCTTCAATACTTTTATCTATAAAAGTTCCAAATGTTTCAATATCATAGGGGATATAAACTTTATGTGCAGAACATCCTATCAAAGTTTCAAGAAGATAATAGTTAGGCGCGTACAGATATCTTTTTG
This Methanofastidiosum sp. DNA region includes the following protein-coding sequences:
- a CDS encoding PAS domain S-box protein, with protein sequence MKYLALLFIFLVLFSLCGTQIIRGEENDIGNKLISKGGKLSLVTLFDFYFDYGTYEPIPTYTNIKGDLNLDLENVEKLFGYNVEDFTFGKVSFSGCIHPDDLKRVANEVEKYSNEKGIIEFIHDPYRIITKDGVIKFVSDWTFIVRNLEGNITHYKGIVEDITERKKAEDRLKSTNKQLEDIIEFLPDATFIIDNDKKIIAWNRAMEQMTGIPKIEILGKDRSYGAVPFYGRQRPYLIDLIFKPDSDISSKYDFVKRKGKALYVEVFTPAIYNGKGAYMWAIASPLFDAEGNVIGAIESIRDINEFKTTEKALRESEEKYRTLFEDSKNPIWTTSQEGIILDANQAAAELLGYTKDELIGIDVNYLYVDPNHRRIFQAEIEEKGFVKNFQSQWKTKDGRQLDLLFDFTLWKGSDGNIIGYRGIAEDVTLINRSQKQLGENLEYFAHLVDHIRNPLTIICGFAQVEIENEKTKNRFLKQIARIEEIIKQLDQGWMDTEDTRRFMKRYM